The sequence CGCGGTCACGGCGGAGCTCGACGAGGCCCTGCAGGTCGTCGACGGCCAGCTGTCCCGGTTGCAGCGCGAGCAGCTGGACGTCAACGAGCAGACGGCGGCCAGCTGGCGCGCCTACGTGGACCAGTTGCGCGCCGCGGGCGTCGACACCGTGCCCGCCGCCGCGCTGCGCGACCCGGCTCGGGGCCTGCCGGACGGGCTGGTGCCCGTGGCTGCCGGCGGGGGCGGGGCCCAGCGCGGGGTCGCCCAGCTGCCGGGGCAGCCCAGCTCGCTGCTGGTGCTGCCCGTGGAGACGCTGACGGCGGTGAGCGCGGCGATGGAGGCGCTCGGGCGGCCGTACGCCCCCGGTACGGCGGGGCCGGACTCCTGGGGCTGCGGCACGCTGGTGCAGGCCGCGTTCGAGCGGGCCGGCGTCCCGGTGCCGGCCACGCAGGGGGAGCTGTTCGCGACCGCCACCCCCGTGGCCGCCGCCGACGTGCTCCCCGGCGACCTCGTCTTCCTCGGCTCCGGCGAGGCCGGGCTGGGGCATGTCGGCATGGCGCTGGACCAGCGCACGATGCTCGCCGCCGACGCCCGGGCCGGCGCCGTGGTGGTCCGGACGCTGCCGGCCGACCAGGTGCTGGCGGTCGGGCGACCCGGCCTGGGCCAGCGGCCCGCCGTCCCGGTGCCCGGACCGGCTCCGGGGGCGCTGCGGACCGAGTGCGGCAACACGGTCTACCCACCGAGCTATGACGGCGCCCGCGCCTGGGGTGGCTATCCGAACGGGCTCATCCCGCCCAGCGCGATGTGCCCGCTGGGCGTCGGCGGGCACTGGCTGCGCTGCGACGCGGCGGCCGCCTACCGGGCGATGTCCTCGGCGTACTCGGCCGATCTCGGCGCTCCGCTCTGCATCACCGACTCCTACCGCACGTACGCCGGCCAGGTCCGGCTGTACGGGGAGAAGCCGGCCCTCGCCGCGGTCCCCGGCACGAGCAACCACGGCTGGGGCCTCGCGGTGGACCTCTGCGGCGGCGTCCAGTCGTTCGGGACGCGGCAGTACTCCTGGATGGTGGCGAACGCGGGCCGGTTCGGCTTCCTGCACCCGACCTGGGCCGATCCCGGCAACGGGCGTGAGGAGCCCTGGCACTGGGAGTACGCCGGCACGTGAGGCCGGCTGCCGGACGGCGGCGCGGCGGAAATGTCGGCGCCTCGCCCTACCGTGCGGAACGACTCACGGAGGAGAAGAAGCGATGCTCATCGACTGCGACACCTGCACCGTCCGGGGGACCGGCTGCGCCGACTGCGTGGTGACCGTCCTGCTCGGCGCGCCGCCGGGATGGCAGGGGACCGACCCGGTGGTGGTCCCGATGACCGGCCGCTCGCGCGGTGGGTCCGCAGCGGCCGCGGCGGAGGACGTCGTGGTGCCTCCGCCGGGCGTGGTGGTGGAGTTCGACGACGTGGAGCGCCGGGCCGTCCGCGCGCTGGCGGAGGGAGGGCTCGTGCCTCCGCTGCGGCATCCTCACGGTTCCGACGGTCACGGTGGCGAGGGGCCGGGGCGGCGCACGGGCTGATCGTCCCGGTGCCGGTCGCGGTGTCCGCCCGTGCACCCGATCGGGTGAACGCCCAGGTGGAGGGGCCGTGCGGGACGGGAAGCCGAGCGCATGCGTTCCCACGGTCCACATTTGTCACAGGCGCATCACGATCGTTAAGGTCGTCGCCGTTCGGCCGGGTGGTCGTCATCCGTCGAAGGGTGGCCCCGACCGAACACCGCCTAATCACCGCGCGGCGTGCAGCACCGGCGCCCGCGGTGTACCGGGGACCCACCGCAGTTCCGGGGTGAGTTCTCCTGCGGCCGGCTCGCCGGCCCGCGGGGGATAGGGCCAGTCTTCCCAGCCCGAACCCGTCAGCTAACTCGGTCGGCGGTTGCAGAGGAAGAAACGGAGTGCCGCCGCACGTGGCGACCCCTCACGCACCGCTGACGCAGGCCCCCGAACGAGCTCCCGCCGCCGGCGGGCGCAGCTCCGCGAGCGCCCGCAGCTCCGGACCGCTCCGGTCCGGCGTGCTGGTCAGCGCGGCTGCCGCCCTGACCGTCATCGTCATCCCCGGCACCGCAGTCGCCGTTCCCGGTGCGGCCGACGAGGTCGCCGCGCAGGTGGCCGAGGCCAACCACGAGCTCGAGGTCCTCTCCGAGCAGCTCAACGACGCACGCGTCGCGCTCGAGAGGCACGAGGGCGCCGCCCGGGCCGCCGGCGACGCCGTCGCGGCCGCCGAGGCCCGGCTCGGCGCCCTGGACGGGCACATCCGCAGGCTCGCCCGCAGCGCCTACACCGGCAGCGGACTGACCCGGCTCGACGCCCTGCTGTCGAGCGACTCGGCCGACCAGATGGTGTCCCAGCTCGGGATCCTCGACGCGATCGCCGGGCACACCAACGAGGTCCTCACCGAGGTCTCGTCGGCGGCCGACGACGCGGAGCAGTCCCGGAAGGCCGCTGCGAAGGCCGCCGAGGACGCCCGGCGCACCGTGGTCGAGATCGCCGCGAAGCAAGAGGACCTCGAGACGAGGATCGCCGACTACCAGCGGCGGTACGACGCGCTCACCGCCCCGCAGCAGGCCCAGGTGGCCCAGGCGCACGGTGGCAACAGCCTCCCCGCGCCCACGGCGGTCACGGCGTCCAGCGCCGCCGCCCAGGTCGCGGTGAACACCGCGCTCGCGCAGATCGGCGATCCGTACGTCTGGGGCGCCGGTGGGCCGAACGCCTTCGACTGCTCGGGCCTGACGTCCTACGCCTACGCCGCGGCCGGCGTCACGCTGCCGCACTCCAGCAAGTCGCAGTCGCAGATGGGCCGGCCGGTCTCCCGCGGCGAGCTGCAGCCCGGCGACCTGGTGTTCTTCTACACCCCGGTCAGCCACGTCGGCATGTACATCGGCAACGGGCGGATGGTGCACGCCTCCACGTCGGGCCAGCCGGTGAAGGTGGCGAGCGTGGACTCGATGGGGAACTACAACAGCGCCCGGCGGATCGTCCGCTGAGAAACACCCCCTGGCCCCCACCGCTCGCAGGCTCGCGGCGGGATCCTGCAGGGGGCGCATCGCAGCGAAGGATGTCAGCCGGCTGATGGACACTCTGCTCCCGCCGGGGGCCACGACGGGCCGGTGACCTCTTCGGAGGCCACCGGATCTCCGTCCGCGGGCCTGACCGAGGGGTCGCCGACGTCAGCGTGCTCCGCCGCCCGGTGGCCGATCCCCGCCGGCGGCCACGCGCACCCTCCGGGGCGTCCACGAGTGGCTCACCGCCATCGCGGCCGGCAGGCGCTGGGCATCACCGCCGGGGCGACGGCGACGTAGCACCCGCGCCGGGTGTGGCCTACCGGCCGCTCCGGACGCGCCGCCGGTCCCCGTGTGGCCGGCCTGGTGGGCCGACAGCCCGCCGTCGAGCCTGGAGGCGTTCCTGCAGTTGGTCTGCGAGGGGTACCCGCGGAGTGCGCCGCCCGCACGGGGTTCCCGGGCCGGTGCGGACGGCCGGCGCACCTAGGATCGACCAGGTGGACGGCGGAGGGCGGGCAGGCGCCCGGGCCGCGCTCCTGACGGCGGCGGTCCTCGGGATCGCCCTCGTCGTCGTGATCGTGGTCCGCACGCCCTGGGAGGTGCTCCCGGAGCCGCCCGGTGGCCACACCGCGCCCGATCCCGCCGCGGGGCTGGCTCCTGCGCAGCTGGACCGGGCGGAGGCCTTCGCGGCCGCCCTGCGCCCCGCCTCGCTGCTCTCGATGGCGCTCGGGCTGGCCGTCTCGGCGGTCCTGGGCCTGACCCGGCTCGGCGGCCGGCTCGTGCACGCCGTGGCGGCCCCGCTGGGCGGCCGCTGGTTCGTCCAGGTGCTGGTCGGCGTGCCGGCCCTCGTGGTCGTCGGCCGCCTGGCGACTCTCCCGGTGTCGGCCTACGCCGAGACGGTCCGCCGCCGGTACGGCCTGTCCACCCGCGGGTGGGGCCTCTGGCTGCGCGACGTCGCCGTCTCGGTGGCCATCAGCGCGGCGCTCACGGCCGTGGTGGTCCTGGTCGTCCTCTGGCTGGTGCGCCGCGCCCCGCGCACCTGGTGGGCGTGGGCCGGGGGAGCGGCGGCGGCCCTCGTGGTGATCGGTTCCTTCCTCTACCCGGTGGTCATCGAACCGGCGTTCAACTCGTTCGAGCCGCTGCCGGCGGGGGAGCTGCGCACCGACCTGCTCGCGCTGGCCGACGAGAACGGCACCCCGGTGCAGGACGTCCTCGTCTCCGACGCCTCCCGCCGCACGACGGCCCTCAACGCCTACGTCTCCGGCTTCGGGTCAACCCGCCGCATCGTCCTCTACGACACGGTCCTCGCCGAGCTGCCGGAGGAGGAGATCGAGTCGATCGTCGCCCACGAGCTCGGGCACGTGGCCACCGACGACGTCCTGACGGGCACCCTCATGGGTGCCCTGGGCGCGGGAGCGGCCACCGCGCTGGCCGGGTGGCTGTTGACCCGGCGGGCCCTCCTGCGGCGCGCGGGTGCCGAATCGCCCGGCGATCCGCGCGTCGTGCCGCTGCTGCTCTTCCTGGTGGCCGTGGGCGGGCTGGTCTCGACCCCGGTGCAGAACCTGGTCTCCCGGCAGATCGAGGAGCGGGCCGACCTCCATGCCCTGGACCTCACCCGTGATCCGGAGGCTTTCACCGCCATGCAGCGGCGGCTGGCGACCGCGAACCTCGGCGACCCCGACCCACCGGCCGCCTGGCACTGGTTCTTCGGCAGCCACCCCACCACCGCGCAGCGCATCGCCATGGCCGAGGACTGGCGCCGGCTGGAGCGGTCGCGGTGAGCCGCACCCTCGTCGTCACCAACGACTTCCCGCCCCGGCAGGGCGGCATCCAGACGTTCGTCGCGGCGCTGCTCGCCCGCCGCCCGCCGGACTCGCTGGTCGTGCTCGCGTCGGACTCGCCCGGCTCCGCCGAGCACGACGCGGGGCTGCCGTACCCGGTGGTGCGCCGGCCGACGGGGATGCTCCTCCCCACCCGGGCCACGGCGCGCGCGGCCGTGGAATTGGTCGACCGGTTCGGCTGCGACACCGCGTTCTTCGGCGCGGCCGCCCCACTGGGCCTGCTGGCCCCCACCCTGCGGGCGGCCGGGGTGCGGCACCTCGTCGCCGCCACCCACGGGCACGAGACCGGCTGGGTGGCCTTGCCGGGCGGCCGCCAGGTGATGCAGCGGATCGCTTCCGGGCTGGACGTCGTCACCTACATCAGCGAGTACACCCGGGACCGCCTGGCGCCGGCGCTCGGCGCGCGGGCGCGGCTGGTCCAGCTCTCGCCCGGTGTCGACGTCGACCGGTTCACGCCGCAGGTCGACGGGGCGCCGGTGCGCGCCCGGTACGGGTTGGGGAAGGCGCCGGTCGTCGTCTGCGTCTCCCGCCTGGTGGCCCGCAAGGGGCAGGACGTGCTCGTCGCGGGCTGGCCGCAGGTGCTCGCCCGGCACCCCGGTGCACGGCTGCTGCTGGTCGGGGGCGGCCCGGCGGAGGCCGCCCTGCGCCGGGCGGTGGCCGAGCGCGGGCTGGAGGACTCCGTCGTCCTGACCGGGCCGGTCGACCACGACGAGCTGCCCGCGCACTACGCGGCGGGAGACGTCTTCGCCATGCCGTGCCGGACCCGTCGCGGCGGGCTGGACGTCGAGGGGCTCGGCATGGTGTTCCTCGAGGCGGCGGCCTGCGGTCGCCCCGTGGTGGCCGGCACCTCCGGCGGAGCGCCGGAAGCGGTGCGGGAGGGCGTCACCGGTCATGTCGTGGACCCGCGCTCACCCGCAGCCGTGGCGGCCCTGCTCAGCGGCCTGCTGGACGACCCGGGCGGGGCCCGCGCCATGGGGGCCGCGGGCCGGGCGTGGGTGGAGCAGCGGTGGTCGTGGAGGACCATCGCGGCCGACTTCGCGCACGTGCTCGACGGCTGAAGGCCCCGCTGCAGGGTCCCGCCCCGAGCGTGCGAGGAGCGGGGGCAGCGGGGCCCTCTTTCAGCGGGCGTAGAGCGCGTCGACCTCCGAGCCGAACTCCTTGAGGACGACGTTGCGCTTCAGCTTCAGGCTGGGCGTCAGCATCCCGTTGTCCTCGGTGAAGTCGGTGCCCAGCACGGTGAACTTCTTGATGGCCTCGGCCTGCGACACCGCCTTGTTGGCGTCCTTGACCGCCGCGTCGAGCTCGGCCAGCACGTCGGCGTCCTCGCGCAGCTGCGCAGGCGTCAGGCCGGCGTCCTTGCCCTTGGACTCCAGCCACTGCGGCAGGGCTTCCTCGTCCAGGGTGATCAGCGCGGCGATGAAGGGCCGCTGGTCACCGACGACGATGCACTGGCTGACCAGGCGGTGTGCGCGCAGCCGGTCCTCCAGCACCGCGGGGGCGACGTTCTTGCCGCCCGCGGTCACCAGGATCTCCTTCTTGCGACCGGTGATCTTGATGAAGCCGTCGTCGTCGATCTCGCCGATGTCGCCGGTGTGGAACCAGCCGTCGGCGTCGATGGCCTCCCGGGTGGCCTGCTCGTTCTTCCAGTAGCCGCGCATGACGACGCCGCCGCGCAGCAGGATCTCGCCGTCCTCGGCGATCGCCGCGGCGACCCCCGGCAGCGGCTGGCCGACGGTGCCGATGCGGAACGCGCCGTCGTGGTTGACGGAGGCGGCGGCGGTGGTCTCGGTGAGGCCGTAGCCCTCGAACACCGGGACGCCGATCCCGCGGAAGAAGTGGCCCAGCCGCTCGCCGAGCGGCGCGCCGCCGGAGATGGCGCCGATGCACCGGCCGCCGAGGGCGGCCCGCAGCTTGCCGTAGACGAGCCGGTCGAACAGGGCGTGCTGCAGCCTCAGGCCCAGCCCGGGGCCGCCGGTGTCCTGGGCGCGCGACCAGTCGATGGCCACCTGGGCGGCCCGGTCGAAGATCTTGCCCTTGCCGTCGCCCTCGGCCTTCGCCTTGGCCTGGTTGTAGACCTTCTCGAACACGCGCGGGACGGCCAGGACGAAGGTCGGCCTGAACTCGCCGAGGTCCTCCACCAGGTTCTTCACGTCCGCCGTGTGCCCGATGACCGTGCGGGTCTTGACGGCACCGCACTGCAGGACCCGGGCCAGCACGTGGGCGAGCGGGATGAACAGCAGGAGGGAGCCGTGCACGTTCATGAACCGCCCCAGCAGGCTCATCCCGTTGTTGATCTCGAACAGGAAGTTGCCGTGGGTGAGCTCGCAGCCCTTCGGCCGGCCCGTGGTGCCGCTGGTGTAGATCAGCGTGGCGAGGCTGTCGGCGTTCAGCGTCCTCCGGCGGGCCTCGAGCTCGCTGTCGGGGACGCCGGCCCCCGCCTGGGTGAGCGTGCCGATCGCGTCGTCATCGATGACGTGGACCGACCGGAGCTCCGGCGCCTGGTCCCGGACGGAGTCGACGGCGGTGGCGTGCTCGTCGCGCTCGACGATGACCGCGGTCGCGCCGGAGTCCGAGAGGATCCACCCGACCTGATCGGGGCTGGAGGTCTCGTAGATGGGGACGACGACCGCGCCGGCGGTCCAGATGGCGTAGTCGAAGACCGTCCACTCGTAGCGGGTCTTCGCCTGGAGGGCGACGCGGTCACCCGGGGCGACGCCCGCTGCGACAAGGCCCTTGGCGACCCCGGCGACCTCGCCGGCGAACTCCGCCCAGGTGACGTCGTGCCACCGGCCGTCGCGGCGGCGCCGCAGCCCCACCTCGGCGCCGGCCTCGGCTACGTTGGTGGCCAGCATGTCGGTCAGAGCCTCGTCGGGGCCGACCTCGGTGCTCACAGGAACGCTGAACTCGCGCACGCCCGGTCCTCTCCTCCCCGCCGGCCGCCCGGCACCGTCGCCTGCGGCCCCGGTACGGGGACGTCCCGGCCAATCTAGCGGCTGGTACTACCAGGCAGTAGCCGAGCGCCGCAGTGGGCGGGGCCGGTTCACCCGGGAGCGGTTAGCCTGCTGCCCATGGCCGACCAGTCCACTCAGTCGATCGTCGTAGAGGCGCCTGCGGCCGAGGTCATGGCGGTCATCGCCGACTTCCCGTCGTACCCGCAGTGGGTCGCCGCCGCGAAGCAGGTGGAGGTGCTCGAGACGGGGGACGACGGGCGGGCCCGTCGGGTGCACTTCGTGCTCGACGCCGGCGCGGTCAAGGACGACTACGTCCTCGAGTACGCGTGGGACGACGACCGCCGGGTCTCCTGGCACCTGGTGCGCGGTCAGATGCAGAAGCGGCAGGAGGGCTCGTACACCCTCGCCGAGACCGGCGGTCGCACCGAGGTGACCTACTCGATCACCATCGACCTCTCCATCCCGATGCTCGGGATGGTCAAACGCAAGGCGGAGAAGGTCATCCTCGACACCGCGCTCAAGGAGCTCAAGAAGCGCGTCGAGGGCTGACCTGCGTGCGCACCCTGCTGGTCACCGGCCCCGGTGGGGCGGGGACGTCCACCGTCGCGGCGGCCGCCGCCGTCCGTACCGCCCGTTCGGGCCGGAGCACCCTGCTGCTCTCCCGGCAACCACCCCCGGTGCCCGGCCTCGATGCGGTGCCCGGCCTGCGCGTGCAGCGGGTCGACGGACGGCGGGCGGTCGAGGAGCTCTGGGCGGCGCACGTCGCCGACCTGGGCGCGCTGCTGCCGCACCTGACGCTGCCGCCGGCCACGTCGGTGGTGCCGCCGCCGGGCGCGGAGGAGCTCGCGCTGCTCGCGGCGCTGGGCTCCGCCGACGCCGACGTGGTGGTGGTGGACGCCGGCCCGCTGCGCGACGGGCTCGCGCTGGCCGCCCTCCCCGGCACGCTGCGCTGGTGGCTGGACCAGGCGCTGCCGCCGGCGGCCCGGGCGCTGGCCGCCGTCCGGACGGCGACGGTTACCGCCGGTGCGGCCCGGCGCGGCCCGCTCGACGCCGTGCTCGAGGCCGTCCCCGCCGTCGAGCGGCTGCTGGCCCACGACCGGCTGGCCGACGCCGCGGCGACGGCGGTCTGGCTCACCGCGAGCGCGCGCGGGAACGACGTCCCGGCGGTGCGCGGCGCGGCGACCGTCCTCGGGCTGCACGGGCTGCGGGCCGCC is a genomic window of Blastococcus sp. HT6-30 containing:
- a CDS encoding NlpC/P60 family protein — its product is MATPHAPLTQAPERAPAAGGRSSASARSSGPLRSGVLVSAAAALTVIVIPGTAVAVPGAADEVAAQVAEANHELEVLSEQLNDARVALERHEGAARAAGDAVAAAEARLGALDGHIRRLARSAYTGSGLTRLDALLSSDSADQMVSQLGILDAIAGHTNEVLTEVSSAADDAEQSRKAAAKAAEDARRTVVEIAAKQEDLETRIADYQRRYDALTAPQQAQVAQAHGGNSLPAPTAVTASSAAAQVAVNTALAQIGDPYVWGAGGPNAFDCSGLTSYAYAAAGVTLPHSSKSQSQMGRPVSRGELQPGDLVFFYTPVSHVGMYIGNGRMVHASTSGQPVKVASVDSMGNYNSARRIVR
- a CDS encoding D-alanyl-D-alanine carboxypeptidase family protein, which encodes MRARAWSGPAAAVGRRTLVAVLAVCTVALVPTGPAAAAPSDQPGGTSGVLDSRALDRLQRRAAEVQEELRARQDDIVAARAALAEAQVAVEEAEAVLADAQGVLAGYQREVAGYASAVYRDGGALTPLTLLLRAGDPGEVLSALGFLDAVDAHAADVIGVAEGHRRAALEEEERAQGALGQARARADEVSARVAALEEAAAAVTAELDEALQVVDGQLSRLQREQLDVNEQTAASWRAYVDQLRAAGVDTVPAAALRDPARGLPDGLVPVAAGGGGAQRGVAQLPGQPSSLLVLPVETLTAVSAAMEALGRPYAPGTAGPDSWGCGTLVQAAFERAGVPVPATQGELFATATPVAAADVLPGDLVFLGSGEAGLGHVGMALDQRTMLAADARAGAVVVRTLPADQVLAVGRPGLGQRPAVPVPGPAPGALRTECGNTVYPPSYDGARAWGGYPNGLIPPSAMCPLGVGGHWLRCDAAAAYRAMSSAYSADLGAPLCITDSYRTYAGQVRLYGEKPALAAVPGTSNHGWGLAVDLCGGVQSFGTRQYSWMVANAGRFGFLHPTWADPGNGREEPWHWEYAGT
- a CDS encoding glycosyltransferase family 4 protein produces the protein MSRTLVVTNDFPPRQGGIQTFVAALLARRPPDSLVVLASDSPGSAEHDAGLPYPVVRRPTGMLLPTRATARAAVELVDRFGCDTAFFGAAAPLGLLAPTLRAAGVRHLVAATHGHETGWVALPGGRQVMQRIASGLDVVTYISEYTRDRLAPALGARARLVQLSPGVDVDRFTPQVDGAPVRARYGLGKAPVVVCVSRLVARKGQDVLVAGWPQVLARHPGARLLLVGGGPAEAALRRAVAERGLEDSVVLTGPVDHDELPAHYAAGDVFAMPCRTRRGGLDVEGLGMVFLEAAACGRPVVAGTSGGAPEAVREGVTGHVVDPRSPAAVAALLSGLLDDPGGARAMGAAGRAWVEQRWSWRTIAADFAHVLDG
- a CDS encoding ArsA-related P-loop ATPase yields the protein MRTLLVTGPGGAGTSTVAAAAAVRTARSGRSTLLLSRQPPPVPGLDAVPGLRVQRVDGRRAVEELWAAHVADLGALLPHLTLPPATSVVPPPGAEELALLAALGSADADVVVVDAGPLRDGLALAALPGTLRWWLDQALPPAARALAAVRTATVTAGAARRGPLDAVLEAVPAVERLLAHDRLADAAATAVWLTASARGNDVPAVRGAATVLGLHGLRAAAVLPRVLPAGGLGEWWTSRAADQDAALRDLAEVAPVHDVPELAGAPADADAVAALLDGLELPSAGGPTAPVPQRRDGGGWGLALPLPFAERAAVGLTRWGDDLVVAVGQDRRSLRLDSLLRRCEVTGGRLTAPGTADARLEVSFRADPQQWPADLLAAEGRTT
- a CDS encoding M48 family metallopeptidase, coding for MDGGGRAGARAALLTAAVLGIALVVVIVVRTPWEVLPEPPGGHTAPDPAAGLAPAQLDRAEAFAAALRPASLLSMALGLAVSAVLGLTRLGGRLVHAVAAPLGGRWFVQVLVGVPALVVVGRLATLPVSAYAETVRRRYGLSTRGWGLWLRDVAVSVAISAALTAVVVLVVLWLVRRAPRTWWAWAGGAAAALVVIGSFLYPVVIEPAFNSFEPLPAGELRTDLLALADENGTPVQDVLVSDASRRTTALNAYVSGFGSTRRIVLYDTVLAELPEEEIESIVAHELGHVATDDVLTGTLMGALGAGAATALAGWLLTRRALLRRAGAESPGDPRVVPLLLFLVAVGGLVSTPVQNLVSRQIEERADLHALDLTRDPEAFTAMQRRLATANLGDPDPPAAWHWFFGSHPTTAQRIAMAEDWRRLERSR
- a CDS encoding SRPBCC family protein codes for the protein MADQSTQSIVVEAPAAEVMAVIADFPSYPQWVAAAKQVEVLETGDDGRARRVHFVLDAGAVKDDYVLEYAWDDDRRVSWHLVRGQMQKRQEGSYTLAETGGRTEVTYSITIDLSIPMLGMVKRKAEKVILDTALKELKKRVEG
- a CDS encoding AMP-dependent synthetase/ligase, translated to MLATNVAEAGAEVGLRRRRDGRWHDVTWAEFAGEVAGVAKGLVAAGVAPGDRVALQAKTRYEWTVFDYAIWTAGAVVVPIYETSSPDQVGWILSDSGATAVIVERDEHATAVDSVRDQAPELRSVHVIDDDAIGTLTQAGAGVPDSELEARRRTLNADSLATLIYTSGTTGRPKGCELTHGNFLFEINNGMSLLGRFMNVHGSLLLFIPLAHVLARVLQCGAVKTRTVIGHTADVKNLVEDLGEFRPTFVLAVPRVFEKVYNQAKAKAEGDGKGKIFDRAAQVAIDWSRAQDTGGPGLGLRLQHALFDRLVYGKLRAALGGRCIGAISGGAPLGERLGHFFRGIGVPVFEGYGLTETTAAASVNHDGAFRIGTVGQPLPGVAAAIAEDGEILLRGGVVMRGYWKNEQATREAIDADGWFHTGDIGEIDDDGFIKITGRKKEILVTAGGKNVAPAVLEDRLRAHRLVSQCIVVGDQRPFIAALITLDEEALPQWLESKGKDAGLTPAQLREDADVLAELDAAVKDANKAVSQAEAIKKFTVLGTDFTEDNGMLTPSLKLKRNVVLKEFGSEVDALYAR